The following are encoded together in the Populus trichocarpa isolate Nisqually-1 chromosome 5, P.trichocarpa_v4.1, whole genome shotgun sequence genome:
- the LOC7471510 gene encoding ABC transporter D family member 1 produces the protein MPSLQLLQLTEHGRGILASRRKSLLFAAGILAAGGTAVYVQSRIRSKKSDSFLYYNGIKDDKKISDKLVTNGKKTVQKKGGLKALQILASVLLSHMGKTGAKDLLAMIAIAVLKTTLSNRLAKVQGFLFRAAFLQRVPLFFRLISENILLCFLLSTINSTSKYVTGTLSLCFRKILTKVIHAHYFENMAYYKISHVDGRITNPEQRIASDVPRFCSELSELVLDDLTAVTDGLLYTWRLCSYASPKYLFWMVAYVLGAGTLIRNFSPAFGKLMSKEQQLEGEYRQLHSRLRTHAESIAFYGGENREEFHIQQKFKTLIGHMRTVLHDHWWFGMIQDFLLKYFGATVAVILIIEPFFAGQLRPDASTLGRAEMLSNLRYHTSVIISLFQSLGTLSISSRRLNRLSGYADRIHELIAVSRELSNGDKSSLQRSGSRNYFSEANYVEFFGVKVVTPSGNVLVQDLTLKVDSGSNLLITGPNGSGKSSLFRVLGGLWPLVSGHIVKPGVGSDLNKEIFYVPQRPYTAVGTLRDQLIYPLTADQEIEPLTHSGMVELLKNVDLEYLLDRYPPEKEVNWGEELSLGEQQRLGMARLFYHKPKFAILDECTSAVTTDMEERFCAQVQAMGTSCITISHRPALVAFHDVVLSLDGEGGWLVNYKGKDSPALTEAGGDLTGDFETERKNDAMIVQKAFSTSDKATHSYISEVIAASPNIDHNVLLPIVPPLQRAPRALPLRVAAMFKILVPTILDKQGAHLLAVAFLVISRTFVSDRIASLNGTTVKFVLEQDKASFVRLIGVSVLQSAASSFIAPSLRHLTTRLALGWRIRLTQHLLKNYLRNNTFYKVFHMSSKNIDADQRITHDLEKLTTDLSGLVTGMVKPLVDILWFTWRMKLLTGQRGVAILYTYMLLGLGFLRAVTPDFGDLASEEQQLEGTFRFMHERLRTHAESVAFFGGGKREKAMIESRFRELLDHSMLLLKKKWSYGILDDFVTKQLPHNVTWGLSLLYAMEHKGDRAMTSTQGELAHALRFLASVVSQSFLAFGDILELHKKFAELSGSINRIFELEELLDAAQSGDSLNSKLSQSKNIELYSKDAISFMEVDIITPAQKLLARQLTFDIEQRKSLLLTGPNGSGKSSVFRVLRGLWPIASGRIAKPSQHISKETGSGCAVFYVPQRPYTCLGTLRDQIIYPLSRDEAEVMTLELYEKGKLSTEITNMLDSCLKNILENVRLNYLLEREGGWDANMNWEDTLSLGEQQRLGMARLFFHKPKFAILDECTNATSVDVEEQLYRLASDMGITFITSSQRPALIPFHSLELRLIDGEGHWELRAIKQ, from the exons ATGCCTTCTCTTCAACTCTTGCAATTAACCGAGCATGGTCGAGGCATTTTGGCCTCTAGAAG GAAATCTCTACTTTTCGCGGCTGGTATCTTAGCTGCTGGTGGGACTGCTGTGTATGTGCAGTCACGGATTAGGTCTAAGAAATctgattcttttctttattacaATGGGATCAAAGATGATAAAAAGATATCAGATAAGCTGGTTACTAATGGCAAGAAAACTGTACAAAAGAAAGGAGGTTTAAAGGCACTGCAAATTCTAGCCTCAGTTCTTCTGTCCCATATGGGTAAAACAGGTGCCAAGGACCTTTTGGCTATGATTGCCATAGCa GTCTTGAAAACTACTTTGAGCAACAGATTAGCGAAAGTGCAGGGTTTTTTATTCCGTGCTGCTTTTCTCCAACGTGTACCGTTATTTTTCCGGCTGATATCTGAAAATATCTTACTTTGTTTCCTTCTATCCACCATTAATTCTACTTCGAAGTATGTAACTGGAACCTTAAGTCTCTGTTTCCGAAAAATACTGACGAAAGTTATCCATGCACATTATTTTGAG AACATGGCATACTATAAAATATCACATGTTGATGGTCGGATTACTAACCCTGAACAACGTATTGCAAGTGATGTACCGAGGTTCTGTTCAGAGTTGAGTGAACTTGTCCTTGATGATTTGACTGCAGTTACTGATGGTCTGCTTTATACTTGGCGCCTTTGTTCATATGCCAGCCCTAAGTATTTGTTTTGGATGGTG GCCTATGTATTGGGAGCAGGAACCTTGATTAGAAACTTCTCTCCTGCTTTTGGGAAGCTAATGTCTAAAGAACAGCAGTTAGAAGGTGAATATAGGCAGCTACATTCCCGTTTGAGGACCCATGCTGAAAGCATAGCATTTTATGGTGGAGAAAATAGAGAAGAATTTCATATTCAGCAGAAGTTTAAGACCCTGATTGGACACATGAGAACTGTCTTACATGACCATTGGTGGTTTGGAATGATTCAGGACTTTTTATTGAAGTATTTTGGTGCTACTGTAgctgttattttgattattgagCCTTTTTTTGCTGGCCAACTTAGACCTGATGCTTCAACTTTGGGAAGGGCAGAAATGTTGAGCAATTTAAGATACCATACCAGCGTGATAATATCACTATTTCAGTCCCTGGGAACTCTTTCTATAAGTTCAAGACGACTGAATCGTCTCAG TGGTTATGCTGACCGCATTCATGAATTAATAGCCGTATCGAGAGAGCTGAGCAATGGTGATAAATCATCACTGCAAAGAAGTGGAAGCAGGAACTACTTCAGTGAAGCTAATTATGTTGAGTTTTTTGGTGTCAAG GTTGTCACCCCAAGTGGTAATGTTTTGGTTCAAGACCTGACTCTTAAAGTTGATTCAGGATCTAATCTATTGATTACAG GTCCAAATGGTAGTGGGAAGAGCTCACTTTTCCGAGTTCTAGGTGGCCTGTGGCCATTGGTTTCTGGCCATATTGTGAAACCAGGAGTTGGTTCTGATCTTAACAAGGAGATCTTCTATGTTCCACAAAGACCATACACTGCTGTAGGCACACTCCGTGATCAATTAATTTATCCTCTTACTGCAGACCAAGAGATTGAACCACTGACCCATAGCGGAATGGTGGAGCTGTTAAAAAAT GTTGACCTTGAGTATCTATTAGACCGTTATCCACCCGAGAAGGAGGTTAATTGGGGTGAGGAACTGTCACTGGGGGAGCAACAAAGGTTAGGGATGGCCAGGCTGTTCTACCATAAGCCAAAATTTGCAATTCTTGATGAGTGCACTAGTGCTGTGACTACTGATATGGAGGAACGTTTTTGTGCTCAAGTACAAGCTATGGGAACATCTTGCATAACCATATCTCATCGTCCAGCTCTAGTTGCATTTCATGATGTGGTTTTGTCCTTGGATGGAGAAGGAGGCTGGCTTGTTAATTACAAAGG GAAGGATTCTCCAGCCCTGACTGAAGCTGGGGGTGATCTCACAGGGGATTTTGAGACAGAACGCAAAAATGATGCCATGATAGTTCAAAAAGCATTTTCCACAAGTGATAAG GCCACACACTCGTATATTTCAGAAGTGATAGCAGCATCACCCAACATAGACCATAATGTTCTATTGCCCATTGTTCCACCACTTCAAAGGGCTCCAAGGGCATTGCCACTGAGAGTAGCTGCCATGTTTAAAATATTG GTACCAACTATACTTGACAAACAAGGGGCACACTTATTAGCAGTTGCTTTCCTTGTTATCTCAAGAACATTTGTCTCAGATCGGATTGCCTCATTGAATG GTACAACTGTAAAGTTTGTTTTGGAGCAGGACAAAGCATCTTTTGTTCGATTAATAGGTGTTAGTGTTCTTCAAAGTGCTGCGTCGTCTTTTATTGCACCTTCTTTGAG ACACTTGACAACTCGGCTGGCCCTTGGATGGAGGATTCGTTTGACTCAACATCTACTAAAGAACTATTTGAGAAACAATACATTTTACAAG GTTTTCCACATGTCTAGCAAAAATATTGATGCAGATCAGAGAATAACACATGATCTGGAAAAGTTAACCACGGACTTGTCTGGACTGGTAACTGGAATGGTGAAGCCATTAGTAGATATCTTGTG GTTCACCTGGAGAATGAAGCTCTTAACAGGTCAGAGGGGAGTTGCCATATTGTATACTTATATGTTGCTTGGTTTGGGTTTTCTGAGGGCTGTTACTCCTGATTTTGGTGATCTTGCTAGTGAAGAGCAACAACTTGAAGGAACCTTTAG GTTCATGCATGAGAGACTGCGCACACATGCTGAATCTGTTGCTTTCTTTGGAGGTGGAAAACGAGAAAAAGCT ATGATTGAGTCAAGATTCAGGGAACTTCTTGACCATTCCATGTtgcttttgaaaaagaaatggtCATATGGCATACTCGATGATTTTGTGACAAAGCAACTCCCACATAATGTAACTTGGGGTTTGAGCTTGTTGTATGCCATGGAACACAAGGGAGATCGAGCCATGACCTCAACTCAAG GCGAACTGGCACATGCATTGCGGTTCTTAGCATCTGTTGTCTCTCAAAGCTTTTTAGCCTTTGGAGACATCCTTGAATTGCACAAGAAGTTTGCTGAGCTTTCTGGCAGTATAAATAGAATTTTTGAACTTGAAGAGCTTCTGGATGCTGCTCAGTCTG GGGATTCTTTGAATAGTAAACTATCTCAATCTAAGAACATTGAACTTTACTCAAAAGATGCCATTTCCTTTATGGAGGTCGATATCATTACTCCAGCACAGAAATTGTTGGCGAGGCAGTTGACATTTGACatagaacaaagaaaaagcCTGCTTCTAACTG GTCCAAACGGGAGTGGGAAAAGTTCTGTTTTTAGAGTCCTCAGAGGTCTTTGGCCCATTGCTAGTGGAAGGATTGCTAAACCATCACAACATATTAGTAAAGAGACTGGATCAGGTTGTGCTGTCTTCTATGTTCCTCAACGACCATATACATGCTTGGGAACCTTGAGAGATCAAATTATCTATCCTCTCTCTCGTGATGAAGCAGAAGTCATGACACTAGAGTTGTATGAAAAAG GTAAGCTATCCACCGAAATAACAAACATGCTGGACTCgtgtttgaaaaatattctgGAGAATGTTCGGCTAAATTATCTCTTGGAGAGAGAAGGCGGCTGGGATGCAAATATGAATTGGGAAGACACTCTCTCTCTTGGAGAACAGCAGAGATTAGGCATG gcCCGCCTATTCTTTCACAAGCCTAAATTTGCCATCCTTGATGAGTGCACCAA CGCAACAAGTGTTGATGTTGAGGAACAACTTTATAGGCTTGCTAGTGACATGGGCATCACATTTATTACCTCCTCTCAG CGTCCTGCTCTCATACCATTCCACTCCCTGGAATTGCGGCTTATTGATGGCGAGGGCCACTGGGAGCTTCGTGCAATTAAGCAATGA
- the LOC7471509 gene encoding uncharacterized protein LOC7471509 → MGAATEGIASTCLGIEIEIFQAKNIEVKSHGSLFVRYYLSAGKNKRIQLKSREISSKSNLFWNESFSLECIGTEDSINNLKQETVVFELRWRNTNPILAKIGGSQLLGRAEVPWKTVLESPNLEMESWVMMVPKKGSVPDDVKPPSVQIAMRARVPEMTEMEKKNRRDGRLRKRDGCGCCKDSGCRCEDYEIFALVVALEAL, encoded by the coding sequence ATGGGTGCCGCTACTGAAGGTATCGCGAGTACTTGTCTTGGCATTGAAATAGAAAtctttcaagcaaaaaatatagAAGTCAAGTCCCATGGGAGCCTTTTTGTTAGATACTATCTCTCTGCAGGAAAGAACAAAAGAATCCAACTGAAGAGCCGAGAAATCTCCTCAAAGTCCAACCTCTTTTGGAACGAGTCCTTCTCATTGGAGTGTATAGGCACTGAAGACTCCATCAACAACCTAAAGCAAGAGACTGTAGTTTTCGAGCTCAGATGGAGAAACACAAATCCGATCCTTGCTAAAATAGGAGGGTCACAACTCCTTGGTAGAGCTGAGGTTCCATGGAAAACAGTTCTTGAATCACCAAATTTGGAAATGGAAAGTTGGGTTATGATGGTTCCAAAGAAGGGTAGTGTTCCTGACGACGTCAAGCCTCCTTCAGTGCAAATAGCAATGAGAGCTAGAGTTCCAGAAATGACAGAGATGGAGAAGAAGAACAGGAGAGATGGCAGGTTGAGGAAGAGAGATGGATGTGGTTGTTGCAAGGATAGTGGGTGCAGGTGTGAAGATTATGAAATTTTTGCCCTAGTGGTTGCTTTGGAAGCACTATAA
- the LOC7471511 gene encoding uncharacterized protein LOC7471511, whose product MDKVSPDCPYPGCFFCVMKEGNPSKRRASILKFFRELPSQDDDGQVLPISGLWNTAMAHPNDPEFIELGIFECMVALIWKGLKNRRWLSHDQNIYIPYYAAHIIGSYTMNMEEFAESAIHAGVTPPLVELLRGRLTWVEQRVAVRALGHLATYTNTFPAVASHGEILELAIQLAMSSLEIVYSHFYQYADRRLSYHCDLLTRGMGGVEMESRKAEEWASQLQCWSLQLINCFAFKPEFLPTICKPEFLVKLPGMWGGLVNENSPAGIGLLRTICHHKLGRGPVASCPGIIEALCNIARSSDDWQYMAIDCLLWLIQDPSTCHKVIDKAVPALVDLAEITNLGDHKKLGDYIVNVLQECLQSQGTGRNSISNHVKELIEELLNSKQRLKWEKSMPKEDLHIKQAAALVVKLEGNSLFSSGNIAGAASKYSEALSLCPMRSKKERVVLYSNRAQCHLLLQQPLAAISDATRALCLHSPLNRHAKSLWRRAQAYDMLDLAKESLLDAILFINECSQSNDPDLSLRQNKVPDYAERLVKKQMRAAWLFREAAIKHGGVHGEGDAGDIYGQESDGSEWETASESDIGNDGRAEMGDDDDDDSEWKNEDKRKDKYDKVTLKDLKHGYNVHLAEDQS is encoded by the exons ATGGATAAAGTATCCCCCGACTGTCCTTATCCAGGATGCTTTTTTTGTGTCATGAAGGAAGGGAATCCAAGTAAGCGCAGAGCTAGTATACTGAAATTCTTCAGAGAACTTCCTTCGCAGGATGATGATGGCCAGGTTCTCCCAATCAGTGGCCTTTGGAACACTGCCATGGCACATCCAAATGACCCTGAGTTCATTGAATTGGGAATATTTGAATGCATGGTTGCTCTTATATGGAAAGGCTTAAAGAATCGCCGCTGGCTTTCTCATGATCAGAACATATACATTCCTTACTATGCAGCTCATATTATCGGATCCTACACCATGAACATGGAAGAGTTTGCAGAAAGTGCTATCCATGCTGGTGTAACTCCTCCCTTAGTTGAGCTTTTGAGGGGGAGGTTGACATGGGTTGAACAAAGAGTAGCGGTACGGGCACTAGGACACTTGGCCACATACACCAACACTTTCCCTGCTGTGGCAAGTCATGGTGAAATCCTTGAACTCGCCATCCAACTAGCAATGAGTTCACTAGAAATAGTTTACTCACATTTTTACCAATACGCTGATAGAAGGCTTAGTTATCATTGCGATTTGCTTACCCGTGGCATGGGTGGTGTTGAAATGGAGTCCAGGAAAGCAGAGGAATGGGCTAGTCAGTTACAGTGCTGGTCCCTTCAACTCATTAATTGCTTTGCTTTTAAGCCCGAATTTCTTCCTACCATATGCAAGCCTGAATTCTTGGTAAAACTGCCAGGCATGTGGGGCGGGCTTGTTAATGAAAACTCACCTGCTGGTATTGGTTTATTAAGAACAATCTGTCATCATAAGCTTGGTAGGGGACCTGTTGCTAGCTGTCCTGGTATTATTGAAGCATTGTGTAATATAGCTAGGTCATCAGATGATTGGCAGTATATGGCTATAGACTGTCTTCTTTGGTTGATCCAAGATCCAAGTACATGCCATAAG GTCATTGATAAGGCAGTACCTGCACTTGTAGACCTAGCAGAGATTACAAATCTGGGCGATCACAAAAAACTCGGGGACTACATTGTTAATGTTCTTCAGGAATGTTTGCAATCACAAGGGACAGGGCGTAACAGTATCAGTAATCATGTGAAGGAACTGATCGAGGAACTATTGAATTCCAAACAGAGATTGAAATGGGAAAAGAGCATGCCCAAGGAGGATCTCCATATTAAACAGGCAGCTGCACTGGTGGTCAAGCTTGAAGGAAATTCCCTATTCTCATCAGGAAACATAGCGGGAGCTGCATCGAAATACTCAGAAGCATTGTCATTGTGTCCAATGAGAtcgaaaaaagagagagttgtTCTGTACAGTAATCGAGCTCAGTGTCATCTTCTGTTGCAACAGCCATTGGCAGCAATAAGTGATGCTACACGTGCACTCTGTCTTCACAGCCCTCTTAACCGACATGCCAAAAGCCTTTGGAGAAGAGCTCAAGCTTATGACATGCTTGACTTAGCAAAAGAGAGCTTGTTAGATGCCATTTTGTTCATTAATGAATGCTCTCAGTCAAATGATCCTGACCTCTCTTTGAGGCAGAACAAAGTTCCTGACTATGCTGAGCGACTAGTCAAAAAGCAGATGCGTGCAGCCTGGTTATTTAGAGAGGCAGCCATCAAACATGGGGGTGTCCATGGTGAGGGAGATGCTGGTGACATCTATGGCCAGGAAAGTGATGGTTCAGAATGGGAAACAGCGAGTGAAAGTGACATAGGAAACGATGGAAGGGCTGAAATGggtgacgacgacgacgacgataGTGAATGGAAGAACGAGGATAAGAGGAAAGATAAATATGATAAAGTAAcattaaaag ATTTAAAGCATGGGTACAATGTGCATCTTGCGGAAGATCAATCTTGA